One window from the genome of Mastacembelus armatus chromosome 18, fMasArm1.2, whole genome shotgun sequence encodes:
- the LOC117152771 gene encoding flocculation protein FLO11-like, whose translation MPSTATPVQSSQPTTASTTQQSIPPMASTTMATQSSGPTIETSTTAQTTQSMASTTTLTQPGPPTIQSSTITTPDTSSSGTTITTPTLSNPSTAESITTPQSSTTVASTATQSSPRTTEPTPEATSTVVSTSLQTQFSPTTAESTTAQSTPSPTSTPASTQSSGSRIESTIPERSTTVASTATQSSPPTVEPTPEATSTASSTTLQPQSSPSTIESTTESAPSMPSTTTTVQSSQPTTASTTQQSIPPMASTTMTTQSSGPTIETSTTAQTTQSMASTTTLTQPGPPTIQSSTITTPDTSSSGTTITTPTLSNPSTAESITIPQSSTTVASTATQSSPRTTEPTPEATSTVVSTTLQTQFSPTTAESTTAQSTPSTTSTPASTQSSGSRIESTIPERSTTVASTATQSSPPTVEPTPEATSIVSSTTLQPQSSPSTIESTTESAPSMASTTTPVQSSQPTTASTTQQSIPPMASTTMATQSSGPTIETSTTAQTTQSMASTTTLTQPGPPTIQSSTITTPDTSSSGTTITTPTLSNPSTAESITIPQSSTTVASTATQSSPPTTEPTPEATSTVVSTTLQTQFSPTTAESTTAQSTPSTTSTPASTQSSGSRIESTIPESSTTVASTATQSSPPTVEPTPEATSTVSSTTLQPQSSPSTIESTTESAPSMPSTTTTVQSSQPTTASTTQQSIPPMASTTMATQSSGPTIETSTTAQTTQSMASTTTLTQPGPPTIQSSTITTPDTSSSGTTITTPTLSNPSTAESITIPQSSTTVASTATQSSPPTTEPTPEATSTVVSTTLQTQFSPTTAESTTAQSTPSTTSTPASTQSSGSRIESTIPESSTTVASTATQSSPPTVEPTPEATSIVSSTTLQPQSSPSTIESTTESAPSMPSTTTTVQSSQPTTASTTQQSIPPMASTTMATQSSGPTIETSTTAQITQSMASTTTLTQPGPPTIQSSTITTPDTSSSGTTITTSTQSNPSTAESTTIPQSSTTVASTATQSSPPTTEPTPEATSTVVSTTLQTQFSPTTAESTTAQSTPSTTSTPASTQSSGSRIESTIPERSTTVASTATQSSPPTVEPTPEATSTVSSTTLQPQSSPSTIESTTESAPSMHLQLQLSNPVNLQQHQQHNNLSHQWHPQL comes from the coding sequence ATGCCATCTACGGCTACACCTGTCCAATCCAGTCAACCTacaacagcatcaacaacacaacaatcTATCCCACCAATGGCATCCACAACTATGGCAACACAATCCAGTGGACCCACTATAgaaacatcaacaacagcacaaactacacAATCCATGGCATCTACAACTACACTAACACAACCCGGTCCACCAACAATACAATcatcaacaataacaacacCAGACACTTCATCTTCAGGAACAACTATAACTACACCAACACTATCTAATCCCTCCACAGCAGAATCAATAACAACACCACAAAGTTCAACAACTGTGGCATCCACAGCAACACAATCAAGTCCACGTACAACAGAACCAACACCAGAAGCCACATCTACTGTTGTATCCACATCTCTGCAAACTCAATTTAGTCCAACGACAGCAGAGTCAACAACAGCACAATCTACACCATCACCTACATCTACACCTGCATCAACACAATCCAGTGGGTCCAGAATAGAATCAACAATCCCAGAACGTTCAACAACTGTGGCATCAACTGCAACACAATCAAGTCCACCCACAGTAGAACCAACACCAGAAGCCACATCTACTGCTTCATCCACAACTTTGCAACCTCAATCTAGTCCATCCACAATAGAATCAACAACAGAAAGTGCACCATCCATGCCatctacaactacaactgtCCAATCCAGTCAACCTacaacagcatcaacaacacaacaatcTATCCCACCAATGGCATCCACAACTATGACAACACAATCCAGTGGACCCACTATAgaaacatcaacaacagcacaaactacacAATCCATGGCATCTACAACTACACTAACACAACCCGGTCCACCAACAATACAATcatcaacaataacaacacCAGACACTTCATCTTCAGGAACAACTATAACTACACCAACACTATCTAATCCCTCCACAGCAGAATCAATAACAATACCACAAAGTTCAACAACTGTGGCATCCACAGCAACACAATCAAGTCCACGTACAACAGAACCAACACCAGAAGCCACGTCTACTGTTGTATCCACAACTCTGCAAACTCAATTTAGTCCAACGACAGCAGAGTCAACAACAGCACAATCTACACCATCAACTACATCTACACCTGCATCAACACAATCCAGTGGGTCCAGAATAGAATCAACAATCCCAGAACGTTCAACAACTGTGGCATCAACTGCAACACAATCAAGTCCACCCACAGTAGAACCAACACCAGAAGCCACATCTATTGTTTCATCCACAACTTTGCAACCTCAATCTAGTCCATCCACTATAGAATCAACAACAGAAAGTGCACCATCCATGGCATCTACAACTACACCTGTCCAATCCAGTCAACCTacaacagcatcaacaacacaacaatcTATCCCACCAATGGCATCCACAACTATGGCAACACAATCCAGTGGACCCACTATAgaaacatcaacaacagcacaaactacacAATCCATGGCATCTACAACTACACTAACACAACCCGGTCCACCAACAATACAATcatcaacaataacaacacCAGACACTTCATCTTCAGGAACAACTATAACTACACCAACACTATCTAATCCCTCCACAGCAGAATCAATAACAATACCACAAAGTTCAACAACTGTGGCATCCACAGCAACACAATCAAGTCCACCTACGACAGAACCAACACCAGAAGCCACGTCTACTGTTGTATCCACAACTCTGCAAACTCAATTTAGTCCAACGACAGCAGAGTCAACAACAGCACAATCTACACCATCAACTACATCTACACCTGCATCAACACAATCCAGTGGGTCCAGAATAGAATCAACAATCCCAGAAAGTTCAACAACTGTGGCATCAACTGCAACACAATCAAGTCCACCCACAGTAGAACCAACACCAGAAGCTACATCTACTGTTTCATCCACAACTTTGCAACCTCAATCTAGTCCATCCACAATAGAATCAACAACAGAAAGTGCACCATCCATGCCatctacaactacaactgtCCAATCCAGTCAACCTacaacagcatcaacaacacaacaatcTATCCCACCAATGGCATCCACAACTATGGCAACACAATCCAGTGGACCCACTATAgaaacatcaacaacagcacaaactacacAATCCATGGCATCTACAACTACACTAACACAACCCGGTCCACCAACAATACAATcatcaacaataacaacacCAGACACTTCATCTTCAGGAACAACTATAACTACACCAACACTATCTAATCCCTCCACAGCAGAATCAATAACAATACCACAAAGTTCAACAACTGTGGCATCCACAGCAACACAATCAAGTCCACCTACGACAGAACCAACACCAGAAGCCACGTCTACTGTTGTATCCACAACTCTGCAAACTCAATTTAGTCCAACGACAGCAGAGTCAACAACAGCACAATCTACACCATCAACTACATCTACACCTGCATCAACACAATCCAGTGGGTCCAGAATAGAATCAACAATCCCAGAAAGTTCAACAACTGTGGCATCAACTGCAACACAATCAAGTCCACCCACAGTAGAACCAACACCAGAAGCCACATCTATTGTTTCATCCACAACTTTGCAACCTCAATCTAGTCCATCCACAATAGAATCAACAACAGAAAGTGCACCATCCATGCCatctacaactacaactgtCCAATCCAGTCAACCTacaacagcatcaacaacacaacaatcTATCCCACCAATGGCATCCACAACTATGGCAACACAATCCAGTGGACCCACTATAgaaacatcaacaacagcacaaattACACAATCCATGGCATCTACAACTACACTAACACAACCCGGTCCACCAACAATACAATcatcaacaataacaacacCAGACACTTCATCTTCAGGAACAACTATAACTACATCAACACAATCTAATCCCTCCACAGCAGAATCAACAACAATACCACAAAGTTCAACAACTGTGGCATCCACAGCAACACAATCAAGTCCACCTACGACAGAACCAACACCAGAAGCCACGTCTACTGTTGTATCCACAACTCTGCAAACTCAATTTAGTCCAACGACAGCAGAGTCAACAACAGCACAATCTACACCATCAACTACATCTACACCTGCATCAACACAATCCAGTGGGTCCAGAATAGAATCAACAATCCCAGAACGTTCAACAACTGTGGCATCAACTGCAACACAATCAAGTCCACCCACAGTAGAACCAACACCAGAAGCCACATCTACTGTTTCATCCACAACTTTGCAACCTCAATCTAGTCCATCCACAATAGAATCAACAACAGAAAGTGCACCATCCATGCatctacaactacaactgtCCAATCCAGTCAACCTacaacagcatcaacaacacaacaatcTATCCCACCAATGGCATCCACAACTATAG
- the LOC113144573 gene encoding uncharacterized protein LOC113144573 isoform X1, giving the protein MAENVRSPFDYREPPTLDSDGDGSKPPPPRGRVCGRKRKGTPVKVCDRAYVTEDEEEESMSEHSYSPGDGQYPEGAEDRLPPPGSPYYLPDPTQLCVQELGEEGASGVRGPVLFHPPPNCRIREVHCGTQVRLVVIAIRDIAKGEEITVDYSLTDWGENAMEDDAGPHPLSLSVSDYLTPSWSLSPSSSPVTHSEPSDSDREEDEEEEDDDDDDDDEEEEIEEIRGRMLRRRKKRKMPAAVNAKKKSAPTSSRGPGRPCSSFSRPAPVPPPVRSQSQPPVSALAPPTTNINNNININIGSSSNAAVSRRQHCPYCGRHYRSLARHLEKHHANQPEVRTAMELAHLHTHSSSNGSASHPQPSSSTNATTHSHSFAVPQPSASNPAPPSLFSRKKESPATRSNTGSVSFSLSLSPPSSTQSTAAKKAPSLPLPVTKPPTPVMVSRVKSPSPPPLSTPRRGRRMKREKHEEQQKVEVESSRTPEELVPPPTPEPDIDPDEDLELSGEGEEDVPEEKNGETVSTHRHHMSPLLSSLSCLVLYLRRQQHSAFLSLTRSPHSAEAWRLLCHSSLSLLILYNRHRECEVAKLTVQDYRNRVTPQTSSSTSSPSGMEALLSPFERQVLCHLPRAGVLGKRGRIQPLILPPHCESFLDLLLQTSPNVGVDPESPYVFSRPYHSPATPLRGTDLLRNLARASGAKNPGALTATRVRRQVAILTQLLLLEEGEGQGGATKRLEEFLEREYHVTQNCSTIIHDPALMGRVGRVVLYGEREGVLFRGMSLQHICLELDVMSGNSADSFSEESEAEEEKEEVKEKAEVMVKKKGPGRPPRKKRAPIPSPVSPPIANVHKRRCIPPKSGKRGVLKRPWSEAERVAVETHLKRNLMELRVPAKADCERCLELCPLLVSNQRDWRAIKFYVHNRIQLLKKQGRRESAAAVC; this is encoded by the exons ATGGCGGAGAATGTACGGTCGCCTTTTGACTACCGGGAGCCACCGACCCTCGACAGCGACGGGGATGGGAGCAAACCTCCGCCGCCACGGGG ccgCGTGTGTGGGAGAAAAAGGAAGGGGACACCTGTGAAGGTGTGTGACCGAGCGTATGTAacagaagatgaggaggaggagagcatGTCAGAGCACAGCTACAGTCCTG GTGATGGCCAGTACCCAGAAGGTGCAGAAGACCGTCTCCCTCCACCTGGCAGTCCCTACTACCTGCCTGACCCCACTCAACTCTG TGTGCAAGAACTGGGAGAGGAGGGAGCAAGTGGCGTTCGGGGGCCTGTGCTCTTCCATCCGCCACCCAACTGCCGGATTCGAGAAGTCCACTGTGGGACCCAGGTGCGGTTGGTTGTCATAGCAATCCGAGACATCGCTAAAGGGGAGGAGATCACAGTGGACTACAGCCTGACGGACTGGGGCGAAAATGCAATG GAGGATGACGCTGGCCCCCACCCACTGTCCCTTTCTGTGTCTGACTACCTTACCCCCTCCTGGTCGTTGTCCCCCTCATCATCCCCAGTCACCCACTCTGAACCCAGTGACTCAGACcgtgaggaggatgaagaggaagaagatgatgatgatgacgatgatgatgaagaggaggaaattGAGGAGATAAGGGGCCGAATGCTCCGGCGCCGCAAGAAGCGCAAGATGCCAGCTGCTGTCAATGCAAAGAAGAAGAGTGCACCCACCTCCTCTAGAGGACCTGGGCGTCCCTGCTCCTCCTTTTCTCGCCCAGCACCTGTTCCACCCCCAGTCAGATCCCAATCCCAGCCCCCAGTCAGTGCTCTGGCACCCCCAACCACCAACATCAAcaataacattaacataaacatTGGCAGCTCCAGCAATGCTGCAGTAAGCCGGCGGCAGCACTGCCCATACTGCGGCCGCCACTATCGCTCTCTGGCACGGCATCTGGAGAAACACCACGCCAACCAGCCTGAGGTCAGGACAGCCATGGAGCTGGCACACCTCCACACGCATAGCTCTTCAAACGGCAGTGCCTCACACCCTCAACCCTCATCGTCCACCAATGCCACTACTCACAGTCATTCCTTTGCCGTCCCTCAGCCCTCTGCCTCCAACCCTGCACCACCCTCTCTCTTCTCACGGAAGAAGGAATCGCCAGCTACCCGCTCAAACACAGGGAGCgtgtctttctccctctccctttcaCCACCTTCTTCGACTCAATCCACAGCAGCCAAGAAGGCGCCAAGCTTACCACTGCCTGTGACAAAACCTCCCACACCTGTGATGGTGTCTCGAGTAAAGAGTCCATCACCACCTCCGTTGTCAACTCCAAGAAGAGGTCGGAGgatgaagagagaaaagcaTGAAGAACAGCAGAAGGTGGAGGTAGAGAGCTCAAGAACTCCAGAGGAGTTGGTTCCACCTCCCACTCCAGAGCCAGACATAGACCCAGATGAAGATCTGGAGCTGAGTGGAGAAGGGGAAGAAGATGTCCCAGAGGAAAAGAATGGCGAGACTGTAAG cacacacagacatcacatGTCTCCACTGCTCTCTTCCCTCTCCTGTCTGGTCCTCTACCTCCGCCGCCAGCAAcactctgcttttctttctttaactcgATCTCCTCACTCAGCTGAGGCCTGGCGTCTGCTCTGCCATTCTAGCCTCTCCCTGCTTATTCTCTACAACCGCCACAGAGAATGTGAGGTAGCCAAGCTCACTGTCCAGGACTACCGCAACCGTGTCACCCCTCAGACCAGCTCCAGCACCAGCTCTCCCTCTGGTATGGAAGCTCTCTTGTCCCCCTTTGAGCGTCAGGTCCTGTGTCACCTCCCAAGGGCTGGTGTTTTAGGGAAGCGGGGTCGCATCCAACCGCTAATTCTCCCACCACACTGTGAGTCATTCCTGGACCTGCTTCTACAAACTAGCCCCAATGTGGGCGTGGACCCAGAAAGCCCTTATGTCTTTTCCCGGCCCTACCACTCTCCTGCCACCCCTCTCCGGGGCACGGACCTTCTAAGAAACCTGGCACGAGCCAGTGGGGCCAAGAACCCTGGAGCACTAACAGCAACGCGAGTGCGGCGGCAGGTAGCCATCCTTACACAATTGCTACTATTAGAGGAGGGTGAGGGTCAGGGTGGAGCAACCAAACGCCTGGAGGAGTTCCTGGAGCGAGAGTACCATGTAACCCAGAACTGCTCCACTATAATACATGATCCAGCACTTATGGGTCGTGTGGGTCGTGTTGTTCTTTATGGAGAGAGGGAAGGCGTGCTTTTCAGAGGGATGAGTCTGCAGCACATCTGCCTTGAGTTGGACG TGATGTCTGGAAACTCAGCAGACTCCTTTTCAGAAGAGTCTgaggcagaagaagagaaagaggaagtcAAAGAGAAGGCTGAGGTAATGGTGAAAAAGAAAGGACCAGGCCGGCCACCACGGAAGAAGAGAGCACCCATTCCTTCACCGGTCAGCCCACCAATAGCCAATGTTCATAAAAGGAGATGTATTCCACCTAAATCAG GGAAGCGTGGTGTATTGAAGCGTCCCTGGTCAGAGGCGGAGCGTGTAGCAGTGGAGACTCACCTGAAGAGAAACCTCATGGAGCTGCGTGTCCCTGCAAAGGCGGACTGCGAGCGCTGCCTCGAACTCTGCCCTCTGCTAGTGAGCAACCAGCGAGACTGGAGGGCAATCAAATTTTACGTCCATAATCGCATCCAGCTGTTGAAGAAGCAGGGGAGGAGGGAAAGCGCTGCTGCAGTCTGCTAg
- the LOC113144573 gene encoding uncharacterized protein LOC113144573 isoform X2: MLAWRNHQRSLADNRVCGRKRKGTPVKVCDRAYVTEDEEEESMSEHSYSPGDGQYPEGAEDRLPPPGSPYYLPDPTQLCVQELGEEGASGVRGPVLFHPPPNCRIREVHCGTQVRLVVIAIRDIAKGEEITVDYSLTDWGENAMEDDAGPHPLSLSVSDYLTPSWSLSPSSSPVTHSEPSDSDREEDEEEEDDDDDDDDEEEEIEEIRGRMLRRRKKRKMPAAVNAKKKSAPTSSRGPGRPCSSFSRPAPVPPPVRSQSQPPVSALAPPTTNINNNININIGSSSNAAVSRRQHCPYCGRHYRSLARHLEKHHANQPEVRTAMELAHLHTHSSSNGSASHPQPSSSTNATTHSHSFAVPQPSASNPAPPSLFSRKKESPATRSNTGSVSFSLSLSPPSSTQSTAAKKAPSLPLPVTKPPTPVMVSRVKSPSPPPLSTPRRGRRMKREKHEEQQKVEVESSRTPEELVPPPTPEPDIDPDEDLELSGEGEEDVPEEKNGETVSTHRHHMSPLLSSLSCLVLYLRRQQHSAFLSLTRSPHSAEAWRLLCHSSLSLLILYNRHRECEVAKLTVQDYRNRVTPQTSSSTSSPSGMEALLSPFERQVLCHLPRAGVLGKRGRIQPLILPPHCESFLDLLLQTSPNVGVDPESPYVFSRPYHSPATPLRGTDLLRNLARASGAKNPGALTATRVRRQVAILTQLLLLEEGEGQGGATKRLEEFLEREYHVTQNCSTIIHDPALMGRVGRVVLYGEREGVLFRGMSLQHICLELDVMSGNSADSFSEESEAEEEKEEVKEKAEVMVKKKGPGRPPRKKRAPIPSPVSPPIANVHKRRCIPPKSGKRGVLKRPWSEAERVAVETHLKRNLMELRVPAKADCERCLELCPLLVSNQRDWRAIKFYVHNRIQLLKKQGRRESAAAVC, encoded by the exons ATGTTAGCATGGAGGAATCATCAACGCAGCCTAGCTGATAA ccgCGTGTGTGGGAGAAAAAGGAAGGGGACACCTGTGAAGGTGTGTGACCGAGCGTATGTAacagaagatgaggaggaggagagcatGTCAGAGCACAGCTACAGTCCTG GTGATGGCCAGTACCCAGAAGGTGCAGAAGACCGTCTCCCTCCACCTGGCAGTCCCTACTACCTGCCTGACCCCACTCAACTCTG TGTGCAAGAACTGGGAGAGGAGGGAGCAAGTGGCGTTCGGGGGCCTGTGCTCTTCCATCCGCCACCCAACTGCCGGATTCGAGAAGTCCACTGTGGGACCCAGGTGCGGTTGGTTGTCATAGCAATCCGAGACATCGCTAAAGGGGAGGAGATCACAGTGGACTACAGCCTGACGGACTGGGGCGAAAATGCAATG GAGGATGACGCTGGCCCCCACCCACTGTCCCTTTCTGTGTCTGACTACCTTACCCCCTCCTGGTCGTTGTCCCCCTCATCATCCCCAGTCACCCACTCTGAACCCAGTGACTCAGACcgtgaggaggatgaagaggaagaagatgatgatgatgacgatgatgatgaagaggaggaaattGAGGAGATAAGGGGCCGAATGCTCCGGCGCCGCAAGAAGCGCAAGATGCCAGCTGCTGTCAATGCAAAGAAGAAGAGTGCACCCACCTCCTCTAGAGGACCTGGGCGTCCCTGCTCCTCCTTTTCTCGCCCAGCACCTGTTCCACCCCCAGTCAGATCCCAATCCCAGCCCCCAGTCAGTGCTCTGGCACCCCCAACCACCAACATCAAcaataacattaacataaacatTGGCAGCTCCAGCAATGCTGCAGTAAGCCGGCGGCAGCACTGCCCATACTGCGGCCGCCACTATCGCTCTCTGGCACGGCATCTGGAGAAACACCACGCCAACCAGCCTGAGGTCAGGACAGCCATGGAGCTGGCACACCTCCACACGCATAGCTCTTCAAACGGCAGTGCCTCACACCCTCAACCCTCATCGTCCACCAATGCCACTACTCACAGTCATTCCTTTGCCGTCCCTCAGCCCTCTGCCTCCAACCCTGCACCACCCTCTCTCTTCTCACGGAAGAAGGAATCGCCAGCTACCCGCTCAAACACAGGGAGCgtgtctttctccctctccctttcaCCACCTTCTTCGACTCAATCCACAGCAGCCAAGAAGGCGCCAAGCTTACCACTGCCTGTGACAAAACCTCCCACACCTGTGATGGTGTCTCGAGTAAAGAGTCCATCACCACCTCCGTTGTCAACTCCAAGAAGAGGTCGGAGgatgaagagagaaaagcaTGAAGAACAGCAGAAGGTGGAGGTAGAGAGCTCAAGAACTCCAGAGGAGTTGGTTCCACCTCCCACTCCAGAGCCAGACATAGACCCAGATGAAGATCTGGAGCTGAGTGGAGAAGGGGAAGAAGATGTCCCAGAGGAAAAGAATGGCGAGACTGTAAG cacacacagacatcacatGTCTCCACTGCTCTCTTCCCTCTCCTGTCTGGTCCTCTACCTCCGCCGCCAGCAAcactctgcttttctttctttaactcgATCTCCTCACTCAGCTGAGGCCTGGCGTCTGCTCTGCCATTCTAGCCTCTCCCTGCTTATTCTCTACAACCGCCACAGAGAATGTGAGGTAGCCAAGCTCACTGTCCAGGACTACCGCAACCGTGTCACCCCTCAGACCAGCTCCAGCACCAGCTCTCCCTCTGGTATGGAAGCTCTCTTGTCCCCCTTTGAGCGTCAGGTCCTGTGTCACCTCCCAAGGGCTGGTGTTTTAGGGAAGCGGGGTCGCATCCAACCGCTAATTCTCCCACCACACTGTGAGTCATTCCTGGACCTGCTTCTACAAACTAGCCCCAATGTGGGCGTGGACCCAGAAAGCCCTTATGTCTTTTCCCGGCCCTACCACTCTCCTGCCACCCCTCTCCGGGGCACGGACCTTCTAAGAAACCTGGCACGAGCCAGTGGGGCCAAGAACCCTGGAGCACTAACAGCAACGCGAGTGCGGCGGCAGGTAGCCATCCTTACACAATTGCTACTATTAGAGGAGGGTGAGGGTCAGGGTGGAGCAACCAAACGCCTGGAGGAGTTCCTGGAGCGAGAGTACCATGTAACCCAGAACTGCTCCACTATAATACATGATCCAGCACTTATGGGTCGTGTGGGTCGTGTTGTTCTTTATGGAGAGAGGGAAGGCGTGCTTTTCAGAGGGATGAGTCTGCAGCACATCTGCCTTGAGTTGGACG TGATGTCTGGAAACTCAGCAGACTCCTTTTCAGAAGAGTCTgaggcagaagaagagaaagaggaagtcAAAGAGAAGGCTGAGGTAATGGTGAAAAAGAAAGGACCAGGCCGGCCACCACGGAAGAAGAGAGCACCCATTCCTTCACCGGTCAGCCCACCAATAGCCAATGTTCATAAAAGGAGATGTATTCCACCTAAATCAG GGAAGCGTGGTGTATTGAAGCGTCCCTGGTCAGAGGCGGAGCGTGTAGCAGTGGAGACTCACCTGAAGAGAAACCTCATGGAGCTGCGTGTCCCTGCAAAGGCGGACTGCGAGCGCTGCCTCGAACTCTGCCCTCTGCTAGTGAGCAACCAGCGAGACTGGAGGGCAATCAAATTTTACGTCCATAATCGCATCCAGCTGTTGAAGAAGCAGGGGAGGAGGGAAAGCGCTGCTGCAGTCTGCTAg